The Anas platyrhynchos isolate ZD024472 breed Pekin duck chromosome 3, IASCAAS_PekinDuck_T2T, whole genome shotgun sequence genome includes a window with the following:
- the ELOVL5 gene encoding very long chain fatty acid elongase 5 isoform X1, with protein sequence MERLDKTINSYLDVWLGPRDPRVKGWLLLENYTPTFIFSVLYLLIVWLGPKYMRNKQPFSCRGILVVYNLGLTLLSLYMFYELVTGVWEGGYNFFCQDTHSGGEADMKIIRVLWWYYFSKLIEFMDTFFFILRKNNHQITVLHVYHHATMLNIWWFVMNWVPCGHSYFGATLNSFIHVLMYSYYGLSAVPAMRPYLWWKKYITQGQLTQFVLTIFQTSCGVVWPCAFPQGWLYFQISYMISLIILFTNFYIQTYNKKASSRRKEYQNGSAATVNGYTNSFSSLENNVKQRKQRKD encoded by the exons ATGGAACGTCTAGATAAAACAATCAATAGCTACCTTGACGTTTGGCTTGGACCCAGAG accCCAGAGTAAAAGGATGGCTTCTTCTGGAGAATTATACACCTACCTTTATCTTCTCAGTCTTGTACTTACTAATCGTATGGCTAGGACCAAAGTACATGCGGAACAAACAACCATTTTCATGCAGGGGTATTCTAGTGGTCTACAACCTCGGACTCACGCTGCTTTCCCTGTATATGTTTTATGAG CTGGTGACAGGAGTATGGGAAGGAGGATACAATTTCTTCTGTCAGGATACACACAGTGGAGGTGAAGCTGATATGAAG ATCATACGTGTCCTCTGGTGGTACTATTTCTCCAAACTCATTGAGTTCATGGAtaccttctttttcattttgcgGAAAAATAATCATCAGATCACCGTCCTGCATGTCTATCACCATGCAACGATGCTGAATATTTGGTGGTTTGTTATGAACTGGGTGCCTTGTGGTCACT CTTACTTTGGTGCCACACTGAACAGCTTTATCCACGTCCTCATGTACTCCTACTATGGATTGTCTGCTGTTCCAGCAATGCGTCCGTATCTGTGGTGGAAGAAATACATCACTCAGGGGCAGCTG acTCAGTTTGTCCTGACAATCTTCCAGACCAGCTGTGGTGTTGTTTGGCCATGTGCATTTCCTCAGGGGTGGCTGTATTTCCAGATTTCTTATATGATTTCTTTGATTATCCTCTTCACAAATTTCTACATTCAG ACTTACAACAAGAAGGCATCCTCGAGGAGGAAAGAGTATCAGAATGGCTCTGCAGCCACTGTGAACGGGTacacaaacagcttttcttccctTGAGAACAatgtgaaacaaagaaaacaaaggaaggaTTGA